One Urechidicola croceus genomic window, AAAATCTATGGATAATATGTTAGAAATGTGGGAGCAGAAAAAACAAATGCACATAGAGATTAAAGAGTATAAAGAAACATATAACAATTTGCTATGTAACAAAACTCAATCAGAACTTGAATTTGATTTAGAGTTTCACAAAGACTATTTACAATATATAAATGAAGCAAGTGCTTCTATATCGAAAATTAAAGAAAAACTTATTAAAAATATTAAAGACTAATTCAACCATATGAAAAATAAATCTATACTACTTTCAACCCTATCAATTATAGGTTTGATAATTATACAAAGTTGTTCTACTAAAGCAGAAAACAAAGTTGCACCTGCTCTTCCACCAGCAACTTATCCTGTATCAGAAATACAAAAGACCACTGTAACTGGCTATGAATCATACCCAACGAATATTGAAGGGATAATAAATAGTGATATCCGTGCTAAAGCGACTGGATATATTCAAAAAGTTTTAGTTGATGAAGGACAAAAAGTAAGAAAAGGGCAAACCTTATTTAAACTTGAAACTCAGTCATTAAATCAAGATGCTGGAGCTGCAAAAGCAAGAATCAATGTTGCTCAAGTAGAAGTTGACAAACTAAAACCATTGGTTGAAAAAAATATTATTAGCCCAGTGCAATTAGAAACAGCAAAAGCAAATCTAGCACAAGCAAAAGCAAACTATAGTAGTATTGCAGCAAATATAGGTTATGCAACTGTTAAAAGTCCTGTAGATGGATATGTTGGAGCAATCGCTTTTAGAGAAGGCTCACTTGTAAGTCCGAATGATACAACTCCATTAACTACCATTAGTGATATTGACGAAGTATATGCATTCTTTAGTATGAATGAATCAAAATATTTAGACTTTATCCAAAATACCAAAGGTAAAAACTTGGAAGAAAAAATATCAAACTTTCCAAAAGTTGAACTTATTCTAGCTAATGGAAAAAGTTATTCTGAAAAAGGTACAATTGAAACCAGTTCAGGTCAAATTAATCAAAATACAGGAACTGTAAGTTTCAGAGCCGTATTTAAA contains:
- a CDS encoding efflux RND transporter periplasmic adaptor subunit produces the protein MKNKSILLSTLSIIGLIIIQSCSTKAENKVAPALPPATYPVSEIQKTTVTGYESYPTNIEGIINSDIRAKATGYIQKVLVDEGQKVRKGQTLFKLETQSLNQDAGAAKARINVAQVEVDKLKPLVEKNIISPVQLETAKANLAQAKANYSSIAANIGYATVKSPVDGYVGAIAFREGSLVSPNDTTPLTTISDIDEVYAFFSMNESKYLDFIQNTKGKNLEEKISNFPKVELILANGKSYSEKGTIETSSGQINQNTGTVSFRAVFKNPNQLLTNGNSGKIKIPILYENTIVIPQTATYEQQGKVMLFKLGEGNKVTSSIVEVKAIVDNLYVLDSGVNTADKIVVAGAGKLRNDMEITPQIVPFDEATKPVSKLFKN